A stretch of Anas acuta chromosome 3, bAnaAcu1.1, whole genome shotgun sequence DNA encodes these proteins:
- the TSNAX gene encoding translin-associated protein X, which produces MPRERFHQALPGPPLRGGLRGGAAGPGGARMSGKEGSGGFRKRKHDNFPQGQKKEEKENVNPSSPLMTSFKSFQLELDTRHDKYERLVKLSRDITIESKRTIFLLHRFTSAPNGEEILNESEVKLDAVRRKIKQVAQELIGEDMYQFHRAISPGLQEYVEAASFQYFIKTRSLISVEEINKQLVFTAEDREETTNTTSSSQDKQPNTWSLKVTPVDYLLGVADLTGELMRLCISSVGNGDIDTPFELSQFLRQIYDGFTFIGNTGPYEVSKKLYTLKQSLAKVENACYTLKVRGSEIPKHMLADVFSSKTELIDQEEGLS; this is translated from the exons ATGCCCCGGGAGCGCTTCCATCAGGCACTGCCGGGGCCGCCTCTCCGCGGGGGCCTTCgtggcggcgcggcggggcctGGCGGGGCGAGGATGAGCGGCAAGGAAG GATCAGGTGGGTTCAGAAAACGAAAGCATGACAATTTCCCACAGGGtcaaaaaaaggaggaaaaagagaatgtTAATCCGTCTTCGCCTTTGATGACATCTTTTAAAT CGTTTCAGCTGGAGCTTGACACCAGGCATGACAAATACGAACGGCTTGTGAAGCTCAGTCGTGATATAACTATTGAAAGCAAAAGAACGATATTTCTGCTCCACAGGTTTACCAG TGCTCCCAATGGGGAAGAAATACTAAATGAATCTGAAGTCAAGTTAGATGCTGTCAGACGAAAGATTAAGCAGGTTGCACAAGAACTGATTGGAGAAGACATGTATCAGTTCCACAGAGCTATATCTCCag GACTTCAAGAGTATGTTGAGGCAgcttcatttcagtattttattaaaacacgATCTTTAATTAGTGTTGAAGAGATCAATAAACAACTAGTATTTACAGCGGAAGACAGGGAAGAAACAACAAACACg ACCTCCAGTTCCCAGGATAAGCAACCAAACACTTGGAGCCTGAAGGTAACACCCGTAGATTACCTGCTGGGAGTGGCTGACCTAACTGGAGAGCTGATGCGGCTGTGCATCAGCAGTGTTGGAAATGGTGACATTGACACACCTTTTGAACTGAGCCAGTTCTTACGTCAGATCTATGATGGTTTTACTTTTATTGGCAACACTGGACCTTATGAAGTATCGAAGAAGCTGTATACCTTGAAACAGAGTCTGGCAAAAGTAGAGAATGCCTGCTACACGTTGAAAGTACGGGGATCTGAAATCCCAAAGCACATGCTGGCTGATGTGTTCTCCTCCAAAACAGAATTGATTGACCAAGAGGAAGGTCTGTCTTAA